A single genomic interval of Candidatus Saccharimonadia bacterium harbors:
- the tilS gene encoding tRNA lysidine(34) synthetase TilS translates to MNELIQWPPPGRYILAISGGADSMVLLHLMAQAAASRHYELVVAHFDHGLRATSAADAAFVATTAARYGLPFEQHAAHLGRASEAAARTARHDWLQAVRARHHAAAVLIAHHADDQLETSLLNLARGSGRLGLAPMALSPAILRPLIGVSRTPLRRYAVAHKVSWREDPTNADLTNPRNLLRHRLLAGAPDAWRAHYLGLITELAARNTAIDETLGEMLSAAHIEPQIYSFSREVIHTLTLAELQELILATARRLAPGVQLDRRLIAEVAAFARTGRTGTHRPLRQGIVLMLKKGIIVLTTNRPL, encoded by the coding sequence ATGAACGAGCTCATCCAATGGCCGCCCCCCGGCCGCTACATTCTGGCCATCTCCGGCGGCGCCGACTCCATGGTGCTACTGCACCTCATGGCCCAGGCCGCCGCGTCGCGCCATTATGAACTCGTAGTGGCGCATTTCGACCACGGCCTGCGCGCTACCTCTGCCGCCGACGCCGCCTTTGTGGCCACCACCGCCGCTCGCTATGGCCTGCCGTTCGAGCAGCATGCGGCGCACCTCGGCCGCGCCAGCGAAGCGGCCGCGCGGACGGCGCGCCACGACTGGCTCCAGGCGGTCCGTGCGCGCCACCACGCTGCAGCCGTCCTCATCGCGCACCACGCCGACGACCAGCTCGAAACCAGCCTCCTCAACCTCGCGCGCGGCAGCGGCCGGCTGGGCCTGGCGCCGATGGCCCTCAGTCCTGCGATCCTGCGCCCCCTCATCGGCGTCTCGCGCACGCCGCTACGCCGCTACGCCGTCGCTCACAAGGTCAGCTGGCGCGAAGATCCCACCAACGCCGATCTCACCAACCCTCGTAATCTTCTCCGCCACCGCCTGCTCGCCGGCGCTCCCGACGCGTGGCGTGCGCACTACCTCGGCCTCATCACCGAGCTCGCCGCCCGAAACACCGCCATCGACGAAACCCTCGGCGAAATGCTAAGCGCGGCCCACATCGAACCCCAAATCTACTCGTTCTCACGCGAAGTCATCCACACGCTCACCCTAGCCGAGCTCCAAGAGCTCATTCTGGCCACCGCCCGTCGCCTGGCCCCGGGCGTACAGCTCGATCGCCGGCTCATCGCCGAAGTCGCCGCCTTCGCCCGCACCGGCCGCACCGGCACCCACCGTCCCCTGCGCCAGGGCATCGTCCTTATGCTCAAGAAAGGCATAATCGTCCTCACCACAAACCGCCCGCTATAA